In the Salinirubrum litoreum genome, one interval contains:
- a CDS encoding metallophosphoesterase, whose translation MDWIEFLDRAVYLPATETLVLADTHVGRDEASEVEFPLGESTDLQDRLTALLATCEPSEVVFAGDVLHQFDSASYGIAERLRDLTEACREAGATPVLVAGNHDAMLDSVWDGEVHDSYRIEAVDPSRPDYDVLVCHGHEEPKLDGTETPACYVIGHDHPTINIEGQRRPCFLFGEGVYRNRDVVLLPAFTSLAAGVEINGMRASDFQSPLIRRVNELRPVVYDADAGESLAFPELGRFRRML comes from the coding sequence GTGGACTGGATCGAGTTTCTGGACCGTGCCGTCTACCTCCCGGCGACCGAGACGCTGGTCCTCGCGGACACCCACGTCGGCCGAGACGAGGCCAGCGAGGTCGAGTTCCCACTCGGCGAGTCGACCGATCTGCAGGATCGACTGACAGCCCTGTTGGCTACCTGCGAACCGAGCGAGGTCGTGTTCGCGGGCGACGTGCTCCACCAGTTCGATAGCGCGAGCTACGGCATCGCGGAACGTCTGCGGGACCTCACCGAGGCGTGCCGCGAGGCGGGGGCGACCCCGGTGCTCGTCGCCGGGAACCACGACGCGATGCTCGACTCGGTGTGGGACGGCGAGGTGCACGACAGCTATCGGATCGAAGCTGTCGATCCATCTCGGCCGGACTACGACGTCCTCGTCTGTCACGGCCACGAGGAACCGAAACTAGACGGGACAGAGACTCCGGCTTGCTACGTGATCGGGCACGACCACCCGACGATCAACATCGAGGGCCAGCGCCGGCCCTGTTTCCTGTTCGGCGAGGGCGTCTACCGCAACCGCGACGTGGTGCTGCTCCCGGCGTTCACGAGTCTCGCGGCCGGCGTGGAGATCAACGGGATGCGCGCCAGCGACTTCCAGTCGCCGCTGATCCGCCGAGTGAACGAGCTTCGTCCGGTCGTCTACGACGCGGACGCGGGTGAGTCGCTGGCGTTCCCGGAACTCGGGCGCTTCCGCCGCATGCTGTAG
- a CDS encoding MarR family transcriptional regulator, giving the protein MADALKDKRTATRFRVLVEIADRQPAVSQGEIADAVGITSQAVSEYIRELGDEGYVEKEGRSRYRVTKEGVDWLLREAKSIRRFADHVTEDVLETVEEDAAIATADIETGDTVTLSIQRGLLHATPGDEGPATGVATTDAEAGTDVSVTGFEGIIDIESGSVTLFQLPPVRSGGSRTADSEALRDACEAADLVVAAGVESVVALRQAGVEPTVTVAAGEIAAAAAPVGLDVVAVVTTEAFGRVTDALRDAEVAYEVADT; this is encoded by the coding sequence ATGGCAGACGCCCTGAAAGACAAGCGGACCGCGACCCGGTTCCGCGTGCTCGTCGAGATCGCGGACCGCCAGCCAGCCGTCAGTCAGGGCGAGATCGCCGACGCGGTCGGCATCACGAGCCAAGCCGTCAGCGAGTACATCCGCGAACTCGGCGACGAGGGCTACGTCGAGAAGGAGGGTCGCTCGCGCTACCGAGTCACGAAGGAGGGCGTCGACTGGCTCTTAAGAGAGGCGAAGTCGATCCGCCGATTCGCCGACCACGTCACCGAGGACGTCCTGGAGACGGTCGAGGAGGACGCCGCCATCGCCACGGCCGACATCGAGACCGGCGACACGGTGACCCTCTCGATTCAGCGTGGCCTGCTCCACGCGACACCGGGCGACGAGGGGCCGGCGACCGGCGTGGCGACCACCGACGCCGAGGCCGGGACCGACGTGAGCGTCACGGGCTTCGAGGGGATCATCGACATCGAGTCCGGGAGCGTGACGCTGTTCCAACTCCCGCCGGTTCGGTCCGGCGGGAGTCGGACGGCCGACAGTGAGGCGCTCCGAGACGCCTGCGAGGCGGCCGATCTGGTCGTCGCGGCCGGCGTCGAGTCGGTCGTCGCGCTCCGGCAAGCCGGTGTAGAGCCGACGGTGACGGTCGCCGCCGGCGAGATCGCAGCGGCGGCCGCGCCGGTCGGACTCGACGTCGTCGCGGTCGTCACCACCGAGGCGTTCGGTCGCGTCACCGACGCGCTCCGCGACGCAGAGGTGGCCTACGAGGTCGCGGATACGTAG
- a CDS encoding J domain-containing protein, translated as MLPEWLSLFPPWLLVGLGLGVVASVAVAGVFVVGGRLFPGQSHATGPRVDGTDRRRAEIRDYLRRIDERFHEDHSVYGHTVAFYLPERDVAITFDAQAYFVIERAGGFAVLCEHEMPAIHLGRRLPFDVPDLEPEIEELDDPVSAAFDHLELPTTADRDAIRTAYRDRVKSVHPDQGGDREEFQRLRDAYQIAKDHAD; from the coding sequence GTGCTTCCGGAGTGGCTCTCGCTGTTCCCGCCGTGGCTCCTCGTCGGACTGGGTCTCGGTGTCGTCGCCTCCGTCGCGGTCGCCGGCGTGTTCGTCGTCGGGGGCCGATTGTTCCCCGGCCAGTCGCACGCGACCGGCCCGCGCGTCGACGGGACCGACCGCAGGAGAGCCGAGATCAGAGACTACCTCCGCCGGATCGACGAGCGATTCCACGAGGACCACTCGGTGTACGGCCACACGGTCGCCTTCTACCTCCCCGAGCGTGACGTGGCGATCACGTTCGACGCGCAGGCGTACTTCGTCATCGAGCGTGCCGGCGGCTTCGCGGTGCTGTGTGAACACGAGATGCCGGCGATCCACCTCGGGAGACGCCTCCCCTTCGACGTGCCGGATCTGGAACCCGAGATCGAGGAGTTGGACGATCCGGTGTCTGCGGCCTTCGACCACCTCGAACTGCCGACGACCGCCGACAGGGACGCGATCAGAACCGCCTATCGCGATCGCGTGAAGTCGGTCCACCCGGATCAGGGTGGCGACCGTGAGGAGTTCCAGCGACTCCGCGACGCCTACCAGATCGCCAAAGACCACGCCGACTGA
- a CDS encoding helix-turn-helix domain-containing protein: MIEECLVVECRVTGDDCPLAAASREVGIRIECTPPQARADGNDLLHFSAPASDDLAATLDADDRIRYLHRSRGGRDGRGRHAVGGGESDPAGTDPTGRDDYRCLSKAPCVVHDLTNAGLVVESITYEDGAERYVGAVVGYDVLQGVLEAAGDTVGVTLERVYPLGPEEAGTPAGRWDVTPRQETAIRTALDMGYFAVPRETTASEVAEAIGISKSAFLERLRRGQAGLFRQVFG; this comes from the coding sequence ATGATCGAGGAGTGTCTGGTCGTCGAGTGTCGGGTGACGGGCGACGACTGCCCGCTTGCCGCCGCGTCCCGCGAAGTCGGCATCCGAATCGAGTGTACCCCGCCGCAGGCGCGGGCGGACGGCAACGACCTCCTGCACTTCTCTGCACCCGCGAGCGACGACCTCGCGGCGACACTGGACGCCGACGACCGGATTCGCTACCTCCACCGGTCGCGTGGTGGCAGAGACGGGCGCGGTCGTCACGCGGTAGGTGGGGGGGAGAGCGACCCGGCGGGGACAGATCCGACCGGCAGAGACGACTATCGGTGTCTCTCGAAAGCGCCCTGTGTCGTCCACGACCTGACGAACGCCGGACTCGTCGTCGAGTCGATCACCTACGAGGACGGCGCGGAACGCTACGTCGGGGCGGTCGTCGGCTACGACGTGCTACAGGGAGTGCTCGAAGCGGCCGGCGACACGGTGGGCGTCACGCTGGAGCGCGTCTACCCACTCGGTCCCGAGGAGGCCGGGACCCCGGCCGGTCGCTGGGACGTGACACCGCGACAGGAGACCGCGATCCGCACGGCTCTCGACATGGGCTACTTCGCGGTCCCGCGCGAGACGACCGCGAGCGAGGTCGCCGAGGCGATCGGGATCAGCAAGTCGGCGTTTCTCGAACGTCTCCGGCGCGGACAGGCCGGTCTGTTCCGGCAGGTGTTCGGATAA
- a CDS encoding Phenylacetic acid catabolic protein — MDVDEVIERAGPRQFGPKDDMPEEYRKAATRMIQFHANSEVMGGYLDKEFTRKAPSLDRKLAASAKCQDEIGHAQLLYRAAEALGVKSRDQMLDELATGEGKFLNCFHYPVDSWYEAPMIDFFVDGAAMRRQATLKRTSWEPYAHAMDKVCFEEGFHVKHGEDILRELMGSSKANRERTQETFEEWWPRILQFFGPTNDQSTHHDFASKTGLKTMTNDELRNAFLNAYMPKARKYGLEIPDEPRIRERDDGTYEVVEDDLNWDEFWTIAKNESDGSHEQIGSRRRRQEAVSWVRTALDAGETAGAGTTPQAAD; from the coding sequence ATGGACGTAGACGAGGTCATCGAGCGGGCCGGCCCGAGACAGTTCGGGCCGAAAGACGACATGCCCGAGGAGTACCGGAAGGCGGCGACCCGGATGATCCAGTTCCACGCCAACAGCGAGGTGATGGGCGGCTATCTGGACAAGGAGTTCACTCGAAAAGCGCCGAGTCTGGACCGGAAACTCGCCGCCAGTGCGAAGTGCCAAGACGAGATCGGGCACGCGCAACTGCTCTATCGGGCGGCAGAAGCACTCGGCGTGAAGTCGCGCGACCAGATGCTGGACGAACTGGCGACCGGCGAGGGGAAGTTCCTCAACTGCTTCCACTACCCGGTCGACTCGTGGTACGAAGCGCCGATGATCGACTTCTTCGTCGACGGCGCGGCGATGCGCCGGCAGGCGACGCTCAAGCGCACCTCCTGGGAACCGTACGCCCACGCGATGGACAAGGTCTGTTTCGAGGAGGGGTTCCACGTCAAACACGGCGAGGACATCCTGCGGGAACTGATGGGCTCCTCGAAGGCGAACCGCGAGCGCACACAGGAGACGTTCGAGGAGTGGTGGCCGCGCATCCTCCAGTTCTTCGGGCCGACGAACGACCAGAGTACCCACCACGACTTCGCCAGCAAGACCGGCCTGAAGACGATGACCAACGACGAACTCCGGAACGCCTTCCTCAACGCATACATGCCGAAGGCGCGGAAGTACGGACTGGAGATTCCCGACGAGCCACGCATCCGGGAGCGCGACGACGGGACCTACGAGGTCGTCGAGGACGACCTGAACTGGGACGAGTTCTGGACCATCGCGAAGAACGAATCCGACGGAAGCCACGAACAGATCGGCTCGCGGCGACGGCGACAGGAGGCCGTCTCGTGGGTTCGGACCGCACTCGACGCGGGTGAGACCGCCGGCGCGGGCACGACCCCGCAGGCGGCCGACTGA
- the paaB gene encoding 1,2-phenylacetyl-CoA epoxidase subunit PaaB, giving the protein MIFEVFRQEKPGDYHRHVGNVHAPDREMAKLFAQIQHGRRMQTNSLWVVPQDEVSEVDTDEATFGGRTDKAYRWAMTYNRVDASFAEEVADSEDEQREAAKKRQEADS; this is encoded by the coding sequence ATGATCTTCGAAGTCTTCAGACAGGAGAAGCCGGGCGACTACCACCGGCACGTCGGCAACGTCCACGCGCCGGATCGGGAGATGGCGAAGCTGTTCGCCCAGATCCAGCACGGTCGCCGGATGCAGACCAACTCGCTGTGGGTCGTTCCCCAGGACGAGGTGAGCGAGGTCGACACCGACGAGGCGACCTTCGGCGGGCGCACCGACAAGGCGTACCGGTGGGCGATGACGTACAACCGGGTCGACGCGAGTTTCGCGGAGGAGGTCGCCGACTCGGAGGACGAACAGCGCGAGGCCGCGAAGAAGCGCCAGGAGGCGGACTCGTGA
- the paaC gene encoding 1,2-phenylacetyl-CoA epoxidase subunit PaaC produces the protein MTDSYTTPGDLNETEQSALEELLFRLADDEYVAAERYVEWQIFAPTLESDLALANIAQDEYGHARLWYDLLQEFGYREADLLWERDPADFRHATLVEQPFAEGDWGDAVVRSYLYDTAEILRLEALTDTSYEPLADRVPKAIDEESYHREHAQSWLERLTVGTDDTESAESADAVGASEDAPDRDAHRKVQGALDRLFPHALTLFEPGEYAEEIVAFGFQTETLGEMRDQWLDTTIPYLESLGLTVPDPADAERPTARGRDGSHTDAWFDLHAEFTATYHELNFDEPTRLRGEEA, from the coding sequence GTGACGGACTCGTACACGACACCCGGCGACCTGAACGAGACCGAGCAGTCGGCACTGGAGGAACTGCTCTTTCGACTGGCAGACGACGAGTACGTCGCCGCCGAGCGGTACGTCGAGTGGCAGATCTTCGCGCCGACGCTCGAATCCGACCTCGCGCTGGCGAACATCGCACAGGACGAGTACGGCCACGCTCGACTCTGGTACGATCTCCTGCAGGAGTTCGGCTACCGCGAGGCGGACCTGCTGTGGGAGCGCGATCCGGCCGACTTCCGGCACGCGACGCTGGTCGAACAACCTTTCGCGGAGGGCGACTGGGGGGACGCAGTCGTGCGATCCTACCTCTACGACACCGCCGAGATTCTGCGGCTGGAGGCGTTGACCGACACGAGCTACGAACCCCTCGCGGATCGCGTCCCGAAGGCCATCGACGAGGAGAGCTACCACCGCGAGCACGCCCAGTCGTGGTTGGAGCGACTGACGGTCGGCACCGACGACACCGAGTCCGCAGAGTCGGCGGACGCTGTGGGCGCGAGTGAGGACGCGCCGGATCGTGACGCCCACAGGAAGGTGCAGGGCGCACTGGATCGACTCTTCCCGCACGCACTGACGCTCTTCGAACCGGGCGAGTACGCCGAGGAGATCGTCGCGTTCGGCTTCCAGACCGAGACGCTGGGCGAGATGCGCGACCAGTGGCTCGACACGACGATCCCGTATCTGGAGTCGCTCGGGCTGACGGTGCCCGACCCGGCGGACGCAGAGCGCCCGACAGCGCGAGGCCGCGACGGGAGTCACACCGACGCGTGGTTCGACCTGCACGCGGAGTTCACCGCGACGTACCACGAACTGAACTTCGACGAGCCGACCCGCCTGCGAGGTGAGGAGGCGTGA
- the paaD gene encoding 1,2-phenylacetyl-CoA epoxidase subunit PaaD: MSTDDSPSGVGPEGAELASEATADATDSADADDLTPDYDSDACAYTDYERGEAPAEYPKDGSGATGVDADVWAALREVEDPEMPVSVVDLGLIYDVAVEDGHALVEMTLTYSGCPARDMLMNDVRCAAMTAPGVENAEVQLRYSPTWCVDMVTPEGREALREFGLSV; this comes from the coding sequence GTGAGTACCGACGACTCGCCCTCGGGCGTCGGACCCGAAGGAGCCGAACTGGCGTCGGAGGCGACGGCCGACGCCACCGATAGCGCGGACGCCGACGACCTCACGCCGGACTACGACTCGGACGCCTGCGCCTACACCGACTACGAACGCGGCGAGGCACCGGCAGAGTACCCGAAAGACGGGTCGGGTGCGACCGGCGTCGACGCGGACGTCTGGGCCGCACTCCGAGAGGTCGAGGATCCCGAGATGCCGGTCAGCGTGGTCGATCTCGGACTCATCTACGACGTGGCGGTCGAGGACGGCCACGCGCTGGTGGAGATGACGCTGACCTACTCGGGGTGTCCCGCGCGGGACATGCTGATGAACGACGTGCGGTGTGCCGCGATGACCGCGCCCGGTGTGGAGAACGCCGAGGTGCAACTGCGCTACTCGCCGACGTGGTGTGTCGACATGGTGACGCCGGAGGGTCGTGAGGCCCTGCGGGAGTTCGGCCTGAGTGTGTGA
- the paaE gene encoding 1,2-phenylacetyl-CoA epoxidase subunit PaaE encodes MRFGNSGAGDPSVGTSGDTEPAECPYCGSTETEREHPKGPGLCRSMHYCTACEEPFEKFG; translated from the coding sequence ATGAGATTCGGCAATTCGGGCGCTGGCGATCCGAGCGTGGGCACGTCCGGCGACACGGAGCCTGCTGAGTGTCCGTACTGCGGGTCGACGGAGACGGAGCGTGAGCACCCGAAGGGCCCGGGACTGTGTCGCTCGATGCACTACTGTACTGCGTGTGAGGAACCGTTCGAGAAGTTCGGATAG